In one Bactrocera tryoni isolate S06 chromosome 5, CSIRO_BtryS06_freeze2, whole genome shotgun sequence genomic region, the following are encoded:
- the LOC120779007 gene encoding interaptin yields MMSDTPIDNVNLNWEYEGILDETKMASVENMEIAAKQRNSFDVSATSVLSVSKNSGLAYDSGNYTTSSNNSEISCPFEMELNNHCQHIHVLLKERDQALFSAMQDVRKLRSELERLNKSEEWYKKELRAQKNTRLEALERLYSQERKYMQENQRLQRECVRLYEKCGDLEKELQAKRDKAMQKLVEDEQLTNVCDETDEVLNKFELEQQRALVNDQEKLISVLRKQKHVLLEDLSRLNAEKDAKVLELQETLAGVEVENTHMTAQCKRLINERQMLEDTLKTKDEALNAEIAEKLKMTTIIEELKEQSKSQQELLVQKEREIQELQQNFNENIQNEWNMDEVHRLSMSYHDEINAKTTEISSLKKSLYALQLELNTLTDLQAQHEAQARQIDQLNFSLETQNCELKNLKQTDEEKTQQITELQQNLIKIRTQHDITLEQVCTEQSNLKSVKRELIALHEQYASMCALCEKTRFQLEILEIENGKLRFQSHGDKREIDVLREKLKGYLKHTADLGHRINELEAKLQSATNRNAELQAKLQEYEKGTGTQQDDFSNESQQLTVVQKKKALREGLDEHNNSFKDCGVDQIDIGSVNENEGDDSGFLEASNISLNECEDIEKSPDSQYLNDADCATITAVNETLLQQLSHQSEILKERQILIAALEDLICNRTATLDNDSSITSHVEDNQPVGGLTEQQRQLMVYLSSQSLLIEEKRKLLEAFETLVNEKPGPHENSHDIQNISNIRKIIDENKKLKNTVNTREADVLMNLTNIKDNIEKATAFGKEVEYLRKKLQENDERHFKDRSEQERLHGVQMRSCEASMQRLQTENERLINEMQSLLEAKFQIENVLEQQTQLIDELKAKLSTLQRNEDASEASNTIELFPNEKEELLRLRAKVEELENRLAAALQYDEARRNERVRLLQQLIEQQNGKVKQLTESQADWEELLATLQVAQKLEESARAELQLKHAELEELNTLFAEQNEELRQLQAIALLAKSNEEKVDENAQTNCEALGAKLSAQLADSAAQQRHIEELQGKNARLERQLNEDYAEEMARNQRQLRALQTKMDKLKTERNAYAERLAAMESELQQLKKSKRDGLVLPPEFVVLPKNTLHASTSEETATSTDANGNTSGSESDSNERMRILTKVLEAEYRRKMKRYDLHIHTLLGNIRKLKKTLRATEQRAAHLTHEQCKTSEELRELRLTRRQLEEMRLKCEHNQNTIKALEQALAMERQKFEASDLGKAAHNTRDSAVLEESSVEPAHEVANLIDDYKKLIQQSALATRRPKTSSILELIQRSNQCVPNLHKLDASVDGLRSDLAHFISAHTRNMRATASAQKLDGPSLLDELRAATESY; encoded by the exons ATGATGAGTGATACCCCCATTGATAATGTAAATTTAAACTGGGAATATGAAGGTATATTAGATGAGACGAAAATGGCTTCAGTAGAAAACATGGAGATTGCTGCGAAACAGCGTAACAGTTTCGATGTTTCGGCAACGTCTGTACTAAGTGTGTCGAAAAATTCCGGTTTGGCATATGATTCTGGAAATTACACTACTAGTTCAAACAACAGTGAAATATCGTGCCCTTTTGAAATGGAGCTAAATAATCATTGTCAGCACATACATGTATTGCTCAAGGAGCGTGATCAAGCACTGTTCAGTGCCATGCAAGATGTTCGAAAGCTACGCAGTGAACTGGAGCGACTCAATAAATCAGAGGAATGGTATAAAAAGGAGTTACGCGCACAAAAAAATACGCGTTTGGAGGCGCTTGAACGACTATATTCGCAAGAACGTAAATATATGCAGGAGAATCAACGTTTACAACGCGAATGCGTGCGTCTGTATGAGAAATGCGGTGATTTGGAAAAGGAGCTGCAAGCGAAACGAGATAAAGCTATGCAAAAATTGGTAGAAGATGAGCAACTGACAAATGTGTGTGATGAAACTGATGAGgtattaaacaaatttgaattggAACAACAACGTGCATTGGTTAATGACCAGGAAAAACTAATCAGTGTACTACGTAAGCAAAAACATGTACTGCTTGAGGACTTAAGTAGACTGAATGCGGAAAAAGACGCCAAAGTCTTGGAACTGCAGGAAACACTTGCTGGTGTAGAGGTCGAAAATACACATATGACAGCACAGTGCAAGCGTTTGATAAACGAAAGGCAAATGCTAGAAGACACGTTGAAAACAAAAGATGAAGCGCTAAATGCAGAAATCGCTGAGAAATTAAAGATGACAACAATAATCGAAGAGCTAAAAGAGCAGAGCAAATCACAGCAAGAATTGTTAGTGCAAAAAGAACgcgaaattcaagagctgcaacAAAATTTCAATGAGAATATACAAAACGAATGGAATATGGATGAAGTGCATCGTTTGAGTATGTCTTATCACGACGAAATCAATGCGAAAACTACTGAGATATCGTCTCTTAAAAAGTCTTTATATGCGCTCCAATTGGAATTAAATACTTTGACGGACTTGCAAGCGCAGCATGAGGCGCAGGCGCGACAAATAGATCAACTCAACTTTTCACTAGAAACACAAAACTGTgagctaaaaaatttaaagcaaacgGACGAAGAAAAGACACAACAAATAACTGAGTTACagcagaatttaataaaaatccgCACGCAGCATGACATTACGCTTGAGCAAGTGTGCACTGAACAATCGAATTTGAAAAGTGTCAAGCGCGAATTAATTGCTTTGCATGAGCAATACGCCAGCATGTGTGCGCTTTGTGAAAAAACCCGTTTCCAATTGGAGATACTCGAAATCGAGAACGGCAAGTTGAGATTCCAATCGCACGGTGACAAACGCGAAATAGATGTGCTTAGGGAAAAGTTGAAAGGATACCTTAAACATACAGCGGATTTGGGCCATAGAATAAATGAGCTCGAAGCGAAATTGCAGAGTGCAACCAACCGAAATGCGGAATTGCAAGCGAAATTGCAGGAGTACGAGAAAGGTACTGGAACACAACAGGATGATTTCAGTAACGAAAGTCAACAATTAACCGTGGTACAGAAAAAGAAAGCGCTAAGGGAAGGATTAGACGAGCACAATAATAGTTTTAAAGACTGCGGGGTGGACCAAATAGATATAGGAAGCGTAAATGAAAACGAAGGTGATGATAGTGGATTTTTGGAAGCTTCCAACATTAGCTTAAATGAGTGTGAAGACATTGAAAAATCTCCTGACTCACAATATTTAAACGATGCAGATTGTGCCACTATCACCGCTGTAAATGAGACGTTGCTGCAACAATTGAGtcatcaaagtgaaattttaaaagagaGACAAATATTAATCGCTGCTTTGGAGGACCTTATTTGTAATAGAACGGCAACACTAGATAACG atTCTTCCATCACGTCGCATGTTGAAGACAATCAGCCGGTCGGTGGATTAACGGAGCAACAACGACAACTAATGGTGTATTTAAGTTCACAAAGTCTTTTGATTGAAGAGAAAAGAAAGCTTTTGGAAGCTTTTGAAACTCTAGTCAATGAAAAACCTGGTCCACATGAAAACTCACACGACAttcaaaacatttcaaatatcagaaaaataatcgatgaaaacaaaaagctaaaaaatactGTAAATACGAGAGAAGCCGATGTACTAATGAACCTAACGAACATAAAAGACAACATTGAAAAAGCGACAGCTTTCGGCAAAGAGGTGGAATATTTACGAAAGAAATTACAGGAAAATGACGAAAGACATTTTAAAGACAGGAGCGAGCAAGAGCGACTCCACGGCGTACAAATGCGGAGCTGCGAGGCAAGCATGCAACGCTTACAAACCGAGAATGAACGGCTGATAAACGAGATGCAAAGCTTGTTggaagcaaaatttcaaattgaaaatgtgCTTGAACAGCAGACACAGCTAATTGACGAACTGAAAGCAAAGTTGTCAACGCTGCAAAGAAATGAAGACGCCAGTGAAGCTAGCAACACAATAGAGCTATTCCCAAACGAAAAGGAGGAACTGCTGCGCCTGCGTGCAAAAGTTGAGGAACTTGAAAATCGTTTGGCGGCAGCGTTGCAATACGACGAAGCGCGACGCAACGAAAGAGTGCGTCTCCTACAGCAGCTGATCGAGCAACAAAATGGCAAAGTGAAGCAGCTCACTGAATCACAAGCAGACTGGGAAGAGTTGCTCGCAACACTGCAAGTCGCACAAAAGTTGGAGGAAAGTGCCAGAGCTGAGTTGCAGTTGAAACACGCCGAGCTGGAGGAGCTGAATACGCTGTTCGCCGAGCAGAACGAGGAGTTGAGGCAACTCCAAGCAATTGCTTTGCTTGCCAAAAGCAATGAAGAAAAAGTAGATGAAAATGCACAAACGAACTGTGAAGCGTTGGGCGCCAAACTCAGCGCGCAATTGGCAGACAGCGCAGCACAGCAGCGCCACATTGAGGAATTGCAAGGCAAAAATGCGCGTCTCGAACGTCAACTCAATGAAGATTACGCTGAAGAAATGGCGCGTAATCAGCGGCAGTTGCGCGCTTTGCAAACAAAAATGGACAAACTCAAAACCGAACGTAATGCGTATGCTGAACGCCTGGCGGCAATGGAGTCAGAGCTGCAGCAGTTGAAGAAGAGTAAGCGCGATGGCCTCGTGTTGCCACCGGAATTTGTAGTATTACCTAAGAACACGCTACACGCTTCGACCAGCGAAGAAACAGCCACCTCCACCGATGCAAACGGTAACACAAGCGGCAGCGAGTCAGACAGCAACGAACGCATGCGCATACTCACCAAAGTGCTCGAAGCGGAGTATAGGCGCAAAATGAAGCGTTACgacttacacatacacacactgcTGGGCAATATCAGAAAGTTGAAGAAGACGCTGCGTGCTACCGAGCAACGCGCCGCACATTTGACACACGAGCAGTGCAAGACAAGCGAAGAGCTGCGCGAACTACGTTTGACCAGAAGGCAGTTGGAGGAGATGCGCTTGAAGTGCGAGCATAACCAAAACACAATTAAA GCACTCGAACAGGCTCTAGCCATGGAGCGCCAGAAATTCGAGGCTTCCGATTTGGGTAAGGCAGCGCATAATACACGTGACTCGGCTGTGTTGGAAGAAAGTAGCGTTGAGCCGGCGCATGAGGTTGCCAATTTAATTGATGATTACAAGAAG TTAATTCAACAATCGGCGCTGGCTACACGCCGCCCCAAGACCAGCAGCATACTGGAGCTGATACAACGTAGCAATCAATGTGTGCCAAATTTACACAAACTGGACGCGTCAGTCGATGGCTTGCGCAgcgacttggcgcatttcaTTAGCGCGCATACGAGGAATATGCGTGCTACTGCAAGTGCGCAGAAGTTGGATGGACCCTCGCTGTTGGATGAGCTGCGTGCCGCAACTGAAAGTtactaa
- the LOC120779006 gene encoding alsin homolog, translating to MAEENTEEAFIIYREGVAQQLQWVTVPPLERQPATRLCAVEQYDLLLILTADGSLYIAKKSTHSPNTLHLELHRTCIVDIAYCRQLCQLFVVTANGDVLMQTIKQTGNTDLCQNAWQSLSFDPLELSEEGIFIERVCCASRGVVFVTRAGELYVMGSCGDVFHAEVQPKHIRLIEDSKYLLDLVAGDEFFVLLLQRAYPTEGDPLKLSSNGRQTNIASTSNNSPSAARVRAYGNQLDIENSVGDENADKKAELNSNSSVRSYSSTKSSQTQQDDIDYNLKEILKQGYSLLHTQVCTFGAANGGLLGTGDHIKRNTVNYLQKLEALGVCSVAAGREHSVARTLDGRLFHWGLNTQLQLNNQKDLTDISSPTELKLDKVELEVTQRNILNACCGDFQTVLLNARGEVHLKEQQLLTSFEQHLLTLNMRDATNRKTIPLLLASATYTLQNRRKFQRQFHAYYTGLQQQLKMLLVYRHGIQMIELFQQKSTAFVLLQLQHICQFYHKLLYLIACTLKSFEEFYRSDFTNPTELVFVQHYRECIELFTQYTKAYCDLYSVDAFAEASKLYSQLSSVPLLPGQREHNIDLLRICQQPFQVFPHYVQFLEQLIKTRPEFTEHLFAWDAYARQQRIDLELAENTLEFWQRNERNSKIRHFRRKQRRVILTSTTVPLKLAHTTMSMSSNTFILFSDCFCQVSGQLHTYPLVTLWVKMENDTALRITTPERTFTLLARTNHDKKLWYDQIESAVKLATGRPADVKLSSVRTTAHLFSRNHAKYAGVHAYGRWRNGVLHGSCYLEYPDGRVYFGQIRNGEIEGYGKMVIPSVGLYEGQFKADKFHGHGTYELKDNEVYEGHFRDGLFHGHGMQRSNNCTYVGEFQANAKCGYGILDDMLTGDKYMGMFADNKRVGAGICITMNGDYFEGLFANDELAGPGIAVLEKDYYYEGELSLQGPIGKGAYYMPTGAANTEDSDLNESDEFASRQMIGNVLSGQLGGTWQEVRIISGAMSVNKQFSKYPSSIGALVVDNSRKWRSLFENFEEEVLGGVAVNSSQKSDDTVSATKALWNRIAVYMYSLRERERTLEQQDSAYQSTRSYFAKNISLGFSNSFDKLSLKSTNSLLTTAKTSILDLSSSLTDSRRSHSQEMLYDGDVNDFDNVWGTQSFTHYNSEDNNSINGLLNAQINHWLGDTNAPSLRSSCDSILNIGESFNNNSFTSQTDLEIVPSFGITTLTEQDVAAIKDYLQQAFKDRYHPLYLLNQRISNCFYNSYGCWKMKPTPILAKQAMLEWESISKRVYRFVQKMFPALPDDYCVIESTREVVSHITLLYPIVLSEGIYSTLFVLYANKCSVKDEMYRQNLIYADKLKDEELATCLGLDSSFLPIVRHACYADAIQTLKQLKEKYSPKAMLTVIERCIQQITDAHKAIASVNSVILAADGMMPLTLFLVLRAAVPHLGAELALLDDLTGGSNFQFEMNGIAGYCYTTLKAAYEHITAVPLNKS from the exons ATGGCAGAGGAAAATACGGAGGAGGCATTTATTATATATCGGGAGGGTGTGGCACAACAGTTGCAATGGGTCACAGTGCCACCGTTGGAACGTCAACCTGCCACACGCCTCTGCGCCGTTGAACAGTACGATTTACTATTAATACTCACCGCTGATGGCTCACTTTACATTGCTAAGAAATCGACACATTCCCCCAACACACTGCATTTAGAACTACACCGCACCTGTATAGTGGATATAGCCTATTGTCGGCAGTTGTGCCAACTGTTTGTTGTAACAGCGAATGGTGATGTGTTGATGCAAACTATAAAGCAAACAGGCAACACAGATTTATGCCAAAATGCTTGGCAATCGCTATCATTTGATCCACTCGAGCTTTCCGAGGAGGGAATTTTTATTGAACGCGTTTGCTGTGCGTCGCGCGGCGTAGTTTTTGTCACACGCGCCGGCGAATTGTATGTAATGGGCAGTTGCGGTGATGTATTTCACGCAGAAGTGCAACCCAAGCATATACGTCTCATTGAAGATAGTAAATATCTACTGGATCTCGTAGCTGGTGatgagttttttgttttattactaCAACGCGCTTACCCTACAGAAGGCGATCCGTTAAAACTCTCGAGCAATGGACGGCAAACTAATATTGCTT CAACATCAAATAATTCGCCTTCAGCTGCACGTGTCCGCGCCTATGGTAACCAGCTAGACATTGAAAATTCTGTTGGTGATGAAAATGCAGATAAAAAAGCCGAATTAAACTCGAACTCATCCGTGCGCTCTTATAGTAGCACCAAATCAAGCCAAACACAACAAGATGACATTGACTATAATCTGAAAGAAATACTTAAACAAGGCTACTCGCTGCTGCACACACAAGTTTGCACATTTGGTGCTGCGAATGGCGGCCTACTCGGCACGGGCGATCACATTAAACGCAATACAGTAAATTACCTGCAAAAGCTGGAAGCGCTAGGCGTATGTAGTGTGGCTGCTGGTAGAGAACACAGCGTCGCACGCACTCTCGATGGCAGATTATTCCACTGGGGGCTGAACACACAGCTACAACTGAACAACCAAAAAGATCTAACCGATATAAGTTCACCTACTGAACTGAAATTGGACAAAGTGGAACTGGAAGTGACTCAGCGCAATATACTCAATGCTTGCTGCGGCGATTTCCAAACCGTGCTTTTGAATGCGCGTGGTGAAGTACACTTAAAAGAACAGCAGCTGCTAACGAGTTTCGAACAACACTTGCTCACTTTGAATATGCGTGACGCCACCAATCGCAAAACCATACCTTTGCTGCTCGCCTCTGCGACGTACACCTTGCAGAATCGTCGCAAATTCCAACGCCAATTCCACGCCTACTATACGGGGCTGCAACAGCAACTGAAAATGTTGTTGGTGTACCGCCATGGCATACAAATGATTGAGCTTTTCCAGCAGAAGAGCACAGCTTTCGTGCTGTTGCAGCTGCAACACATATGCCAGTTTTATCACAAACTCTTGTACCTGATCGCTTGTACGTTGAAATCCTTTGAGGAATTTTACCGTTCCGACTTTACAAATCCGACAGAATTGGTTTTTGTGCAGCACTACCGCGAGTGTATCGAACTTTTTACGCAGTACACGAAAGCTTATTGCGACCTTTACTCGGTCGATGCTTTCGCAGAGGCCTCCAAACTCTACAGCCAATTGTCGAGTGTGCCGTTATTGCCCGGCCAGCGCGAGCATAACATCGACTTGCTGCGCATCTGTCAGCAGCCCTTTCAAGTATTCCCCCATTATGTGCAATTCCTCGAACAACTCATCAAAACGCGTCCCGAATTCACAGAGCATCTCTTCGCTTGGGACGCGTATGCGCGACAACAGCGCATAGACTTGGAGCTGGCGGAGAACACCTTGGAGTTTTGGCAGCGCAATGAGCGCAACTCCAAAATTCGGCATTTTCGCCGCAAGCAACGACGCGTCATACTTACCTCCACGACGGTGCCGCTGAAGTTGGCTCACACCACCATGAGCATGTCCAGCAACACTTTTATCCTATTCTCCGATTGCTTCTGTCAGGTTAGTGGCCAGTTGCACACATATCCCCTGGTGACGCTGTGGGTGAAGATGGAAAATGATACCGCCTTACGCATAACAACGCCGGAACGCACATTCACGCTGCTGGCGCGTACGAATCACGATAAGAAACTTTGGTACGATCAAATCGAGTCGGCTGTGAAGCTCGCTACAGGACGGCCCGCGGACGTGAAATTGTCGAGTGTGCGCACTACGGCTCACCTGTTTAGTCGGAATCATGCCAAATATGCCGGTGTGCACGCTTATGGACGTTGGCGCAATGGCGTACTACATGGCAGCTGTTACCTCGAGTATCCAGACGGACGCGTTTACTTCGGACAAATCAGGAATGGCGAAATCGAAG gttaTGGCAAAATGGTAATACCGTCGGTAGGTCTGTACGAAGGTCAATTTAAGGCGGACAAATTTCACGGTCATGGAACCTATGAGCTGAAAGATAATGAGGTTTACGAGGGTCACTTTCGGGATGGTCTATTTCATGGGCATGGCATGCAACGTAGCAACAATTGCACCTATGTCGGCGAATTTCAAGCAAATGCAAAATGCGGTTATGGCATCCTGGACGACATGTTGACGGGTGACAAGTATATGGGCATGTTTGCGGATAATAAGCGTGTCGGTGCTGGCATCTGCATTACGATGAACGGCGACTACTTCGAAGGTCTCTTTGCGAACGATGAATTAGCTGGTCCGGGCATAGCGGTGCTGGAAAAGGACTACTACTATGAGGGCGAATTGTCGTTGCAGGGCCCAATTGGCAAGGGTGCTTATTACATGCCAACCGGTGCAGCGAATACAGAG GATTCGGACTTAAACGAGAGCGATGAGTTTGCGAGTCGTCAAATGATAGGCAATGTTTTGAGTGGTCAGTTAGGTGGTACATGGCAAGAAGTGCGCATTATCTCTGGCGCCATGTCTGTGAATAAGCAGTTTTCAAAATATCCAAG ttcTATCGGTGCTCTAGTCGTCGATAACAGTCGCAAATGGCGTTCactctttgaaaattttgaagaagaAGTGCTCGGCGGTGTTGCCGTTAACAGCTCGCAGAAATCTGACGATACCGTGAGTGCGACAAAAGCACTCTGGAATCGTATTGCTGTTTACATGTATTCGCTGCGTGAGCGTGAACGCACACTAGAGCAGCAAGACAGCGCTTATCAGTCGACGCGCAGCTACTTTGCCAAAAACATATCACTCGGCTTCTCCAACAGCTTCGATAAACTGAGTCTAAAGTCCACAAATAGTTTGCTCACAACAGCTAAAACGAGCATACTGGATTTGAGTAGCAGCCTGACGGACTCACGACGTTCTCATTCACAGGAAATGCTTTACGACGGCGATGTAAACGATTTCGATAACGTGTGGGGCACACAAAGTTTCACACACTACAACAGCGAGGATAATAACTCCATAAACGGTTTGCTCAACGCGCAGATAAACCATTGGCTGGGCGATACCAACGCGCCGAGTTTGCGCTCCTCATGCGATAGCATACTGAATATTGGCGaaagttttaataataatag CTTCACTTCACAAACTGATCTTGAAATCGTGCCCAGCTTCGGTATCACTACGCTGACCGAACAAGATGTGGCCGCTATCAAAGATTACCTACAACAAGCGTTCAAAGATCGCTATCATCCGCTGTATCTGTTGAATCAACGCATATCCAACTGCTTCTACAACTCATACGGCTGCTGGAAAATGAAGCCGACACCCATACTGGCAAAGCAAGCGATGTTGGAATGGGAATCGATCTCGAAACGTGTTTACAGATTTGTGCAGAAAATGTTTCCGGCGCTGCCCGATGACTATTGCGTGATCGAAAGCACGCGCGAAGTAGTTTCGCACATCACCTTGCTGTATCCCATCGTGCTAAGTGAGGGCATTTACTCGACGCTGTTCGTGCTGTACGCCAACAAGTGCAGTGTGAAGGACGAAATGTACAGACAGAATCTTATTTATGCGGACAAGCTGAAAGACGAGGAACTAGCCACTTGTCTAGGACTTGATAG CTCATTTTTACCGATCGTGCGTCATGCCTGCTACGCGGACGCCATACAAACGTTGAAGCAACTCAAAGAAAAATATAGTCCCAAAGCGATGTTAACTGTGATAGAGCGTTGCATACAACAAATAACCGACGCACACAAAGCAATTGCAAGCG TGAACTCTGTGATATTAGCCGCCGACGGCATGATGCCGCTTACGCTCTTTCTGGTGCTGCGCGCCGCCGTACCGCATCTCGGCGCCGAGTTAGCGTTGCTAGATGACTTGACCGGTGGCAGCAATTTCCAATTTGAAATGAACGGCATTGCCGGCTATTGCTACACGACTCTCAAG GCTGCCTATGAGCATATCACCGCCGTGCCTCTAAATAAGTCGTAA
- the LOC120779010 gene encoding uncharacterized protein LOC120779010: protein MDDDELFKNICEKVRCTLLSADMEKLNYVREMQARLQHQSIFTNVLGTDKYVDEMDLDWIERVRSYSTEKSISDSLDVSESAELEHIMEEEEVTVAKSEATEEQAGDVWQGYFKGFQILSEAQEGAIGDKKKCIELTCSDCDDTIINYLHAGISCFAVDLFYGTVVENQALILRVRESELKLSKEIGFPISSTIFAKLSPRLQYTGLMDPPDAEVVLNKGDELTLTSMREYSTHCSKSCVYVNAAFLFNDVNVFDYICIGTDIQVAVRRKDAHLRCTVEVGGKLSSRMPVLFPSRCTKFLVSMEELEDITFCKEVGINIIVSYFGGTEEYFENLQYALKTLGCDKMRIYARIVLNEVKGCDNDMDWMAENYDGFIIELSPSDKHPEKDILHLCPAGEAFIKRAYQLQKVIVLAPTLIANKRLIVDPAHYHHIFHYPDKYILPCDQSNNAFYFFYLQDSISELLIEEALSKQPYCDRSLTGSDTLARSVACASFEMNAPVIFVCSLTGRMAAKISHFRPKALIIFITRMKSAETFISMHHNVRFLYYNGITDENYYCSLYKHLLFGLLYAESQRLIKHNDNVMFVYRETASIRLPNKYVTYKYHARHFPQHLDKILFSKFPDGFFKNLSTQDVKDSKEVDSVSSTSSDILIKKV from the exons ATGGATGACGACGAACTCTTTAAGAATATCTGCGAGAAAGTGCGCTGCACGCTGCTGTCCGCCGATATGGAGAAGTTGAACTATGTGCGTGAAATGCAGGCGCGCCTACAACATCAAAGCATTTTCACCAATGTGCTCGGCACCGATAAGTATGTCGACGAAATGGATCTAGATTGGATTGAACGCGTGCGCAGTTACAGCACGGAGAAGTCCATATCCGACAGCTTGGATGTTTCCGAATCGGCAGAATTAGAACACATAATGGAAGAGGAGGAGGTAACAGTAGCTAAGTCGGAAGCTACCGAGGAGCAGGCGGGTGATGTGTGGCAAGGTTACTTTAAAGGCTTTCAAATATTAAGTGAAGCCCAGGAGGGTGCCATTGGGGACAAGAAAAAATGCATAGAGCTGACATGTAGCGATTGTGATGACACAATAATTAACTATTTGC ATGCCGGCATTAGCTGCTTTGCCGTGGACCTCTTTTACGGCACTGTCGTCGAAAATCAGGCTTTGATACTGCGTGTACGCGAAAGTGAACTTAAGCTCTCCAAAGAGATCGGCTTTCCGATATCATCCACTATATTCGCCAAACTCAGTCCACGCCTGCAATACACCGGCCTAATGGATCCACCAGACGCCGAAGTCGTGCTAAACAAAGGCGACGAGCTCACATTGACCAGTATGCGTGAATATTCGACGCATTGCAGCAAGAGCTGCGTTTACGTGAATGCTGCCTTTCTATTCAACGATGTGAATGTCTTCGATTACATTTGCATCGGCACCGACATACAAGTCGCTGTGCGCAGGAAGGACGCGCACTTGCGTTGCACCGTGGAGGTGGGTGGCAAATTGAGCTCACGCATGCCGGTCTTATTCCCTTCACGTTGCACGAAATTCCTTGTGTCCATGGAGGAATTGGAGGATATCACTTTCTGCAAGGAGGTGGGCATAAATATCATCGTCTCGTATTTTGGTGGCACAGAAGAGtatttcgaaaatctacaatATGCACTAAAAACGTTGGGTTGTGATAAAATGCGTATATATGCGCGCATTGTGCTTAATGAGGTGAAAGGTTGCGACAACGACATGGATTGGATGGCCGAAAACTACGATGGCTTCATCATTGAGCTAAGTCCTTCTGACAAGCATCCAGAGAAAGATATATTACATCTTTGTCCGGCTGGTGAGGCGTTCATCAAACGCGCATATCAGCTGCAGAAAGTAATCGTCTTGGCACCCACTTTGATCGCCAACAAACGACTGATCGTCGATCCAGCGCACTATCATCATATATTCCACTATCCCGATAAATACATTTTACCGTGTGATCAGTCCAACAACGCTTTCTACTTCTTCTACTTACAAGATTCAATTTCGGAATTGCTGATCGAAGAGGCGCTCAGTAAGCAGCCATATTGCGATCGTTCGCTTACCGGCAGCGATACGTTGGCGCGTTCGGTCGCCTGCGCATCGTTTGAGATGAACGCACCCGTGATATTTGTGTGCTCGTTAACCGGTCGTATGGCAGCGAAGATCTCACATTTCCGTCCCAAAGCACTGATCATTTTCATAACACGCATGAAATCCGCCGAAACTTTCATTTCGATGCATCACAACGTTAGATTTTTGTACTATAACGGTATAACCGATGAAAATTACTACTGTTCGTTGTACAAGCATCTGCTCTTCGGTTTGCTGTACGCCGAATCGCAGCGCTTGATCAAACACAACGACAATGTGATGTTCGTGTATCGGGAGACCGCCAGTATTCGTTTGCCGAACAAGTACGTGACATATAAATACCACGCGCGCCATTTCCCACAGCATTTGGATAAGATTCTTTTCAGCAAGTTCCCAGACGGCTTCTTCAAAAATCTATCTACGCAAGACGTTAAAGATAGCAAAGAAGTTGATTCCGTATCGAGCACGAGCTCGGATATCTTAATTAAAAAGGTTTAA